The sequence CCTGTTCACCGTAGTTGAGGGGACCGCTTTCGTAACCGCCTTCTGGTGTTGCGCGTTCCCAACTGCTGAATCGCCAATGCACAAAACCTTTTGTGCCAACGACAAAGACGCGTTTATGCGCGACAGTACTTTCACTATCAGATGCAAGTGTTCCCATACCTGTCCCGAAGGCGAGAGAGACGTGGAGACCGTTCGCATATAAAACCTGAGCGGCGGCATGCATCGGAGACGGTTGTGCTGAATCTAACTGTTCGGCACCAGAGATTTGTCCAAGTACACGTACCGGACGCGAGTTGTCGATGTAAGATGATACTAACTGAAGTACATGGGGGGCTTGGTCAACGGGGGTGCTGCGTGCGCTGGCATCGATAAACTTGATGTCGCCAATTCTACCTTCTGCGACATCTCGCTTCAATTCCAAGTTTTGCGGATGAAAGTTGAGCTGCGTATTGACGACGAACTTCGTTTTTGTCTTTTCTGCCAGCCCTGCGATCTGTTTCCAGTCTTCGCTTTCAACGGCAATCGGTTTCTCAACAATCGCCGCTGGCACACCGTGGTCGGATGCCTGTTTCATGATCGGATATCGAATCCGTTCGCTCGTGCCGCGGAGTACAGGTGCTGTGACGATGTGAAGGACATCGGGTTTCTCTTTTTCGAGCATCTCATCCAAATCGGTATAACGCGAAGAGATGCCGAAATCTTCACCGAAACTCGTGAGCAATTCCTCATTCATATCACAAATTGCGGCGAGTTTTCCGCCTTTGACGAACCGATAGGCGTTTGCGTGCGCACGGGCGCGTCCACCACACCCCAACATCGCTGTTTTATACATAGAAGGTTCTCCTATAAATGTTTTATTTAAATTTTCAGTGAGGCTTACGTACTAAAAGACTGGTAGGTGCGGTTTCTAACCGCACCGATTCCCCATAAGTCCTATTCAAACCGGACTTACAATTTTTCTCTGAATGCATCCATTAATCCATCGGGAGGTTCAAACGGAAGTGCGATAATCTCATTTGTGAGTCCGCTCTGGTACATCCCTAAGATGATGTTAGACTCCACGAGCGACTGTTTGAGATGTGTCGGATGCACACTGTTCTCGTCGTCTAACCAATCAAAAATCGCTTCAGTAAAGTTCGCCTGCGCGATGACATCTTGTTCGCCATAGTTGAGCGGACCGCCCTCATAACCCCCGTCAAGCGTTGTGCGTTCCCAACTGCTGAACCGCCAGTGTACAAAGCCCTTTGTACCGACCACAAAAACGCGTTTGTGATCGTAGATACCCGGAGTATCGGATGCCTTTTGTGCTATCTCTGTTCCAAATGCGAGAGAGGCATGGAGGTCGTTCTCATACAAAACGTGCCCGATAACATGCGTTGGCGATGGATGCGTAGCAGCAGTCGGAGACGGGTGCGTAGCGGTTAAATGCTCCTTTCCAGAGATTTGCCCAAGCACCCGCACGGGAGGTGAGTTGTCAATATAGGACGACACCAACTGTAATATGTGTCCTCCCTGCTCAGCGGCTCTGCTCCGCGCACTGGCATCAATAAACTTAATTTCGCCGATCCGTCCTTCTGC is a genomic window of Candidatus Poribacteria bacterium containing:
- a CDS encoding Gfo/Idh/MocA family oxidoreductase; this encodes MYKTAMLGCGGRARAHANAYRFVKGGKLAAICDMNEELLTSFGEDFGISSRYTDLDEMLEKEKPDVLHIVTAPVLRGTSERIRYPIMKQASDHGVPAAIVEKPIAVESEDWKQIAGLAEKTKTKFVVNTQLNFHPQNLELKRDVAEGRIGDIKFIDASARSTPVDQAPHVLQLVSSYIDNSRPVRVLGQISGAEQLDSAQPSPMHAAAQVLYANGLHVSLAFGTGMGTLASDSESTVAHKRVFVVGTKGFVHWRFSSWERATPEGGYESGPLNYGEQ
- a CDS encoding Gfo/Idh/MocA family oxidoreductase; this encodes MYKTAMLGCGNRARQHADAYRFVKHGKLAAICDMDKERFNTFGDDFGIASRYTDLDDMLEKEKPDVLHIVTSPVAPNTNERLRYPLMKQASDHGVPAAIIEKPVAVEGEDWKQISRLAEETKTKFVVNTQLNFHPKNLELKKDVAEGRIGEIKFIDASARSRAAEQGGHILQLVSSYIDNSPPVRVLGQISGKEHLTATHPSPTAATHPSPTHVIGHVLYENDLHASLAFGTEIAQKASDTPGIYDHKRVFVVGTKGFVHWRFSSWERTTLDGGYEGGPLNYGEQDVIAQANFTEAIFDWLDDENSVHPTHLKQSLVESNIILGMYQSGLTNEIIALPFEPPDGLMDAFREKL